From Penicillium psychrofluorescens genome assembly, chromosome: 6, one genomic window encodes:
- a CDS encoding uncharacterized protein (ID:PFLUO_008538-T1.cds;~source:funannotate) codes for MFAMHGGSSPLSGHATDIRVPSGGGVTASITVPRRISRTGRTDIRFSPLPLSIDEYVTPTLAAKATSAQQTQLYINFILSAIPCYFKVTETRVSINWVEYVDARRGGSGSPFDWAIRSLTTIYTGSLHNDPRLLEAGRELYIRSLRGLFGLLGEINSAKSDEAIATAISLTVFEMHSCTNSQGWIHHATGIWTLMRLRGPQAHLHGFGRACYIACRNLLVTTALVSQEECFLAEPEWQALNEQIAADNAKQPNSSVYTDITERAFREVVKLPGFVKRMCSLSSSVPDVQTRERSVLLREILATRASLRGIYTEFGVSVSALRAGYESQSEVFIGPMPHHFFDGFTSLSIRGIRSGILLLNYLIILLDPSQRAAAEAENCIITDRMQDCQSSHSRSSLDHPSPALTSPGSPGRPRLLIQSRITPETREAPTSDWMDRIATTMGMDGVRVTLVDEEYEGKETETGV; via the exons ATGTTCGCGATGCACGGAGGATCGAGTCCCCTGTCGGGCCACGCGACAGACATCCGAGTCCCATCAGGCGGTGGTGTTACCGCATCGATCACAGTCCCCCGGCGCA TCTCTCGGACCGGCCGCACCGATATACGCTTTTCGCCCCTGCCCTTGTCGATAGATGAGTATGTGACGCCCACGCTGGCGGCCAAAGCTACTTCCGCTCAGCAAACCCAACTTTATATCaacttcatcctctccgccatcccgTGTTACTTCAAAGTGACCGAAACTCGCGTGTCGATCAACTGGGTTGAGTACGTTGACGCACGACGCGGCGGCTCCGGCTCCCCCTTTGACTGGGCAATCCGCAGCTTGACCACCATCTACACTGGCAGCCTGCACAATGACCCGCGATTATTGGAAGCTGGGCGCGAGCTCTATATTCGCTCCCTCCGCGGTCTCTTCGGACTGCTCGGTGAGATAAACTCGGCCAAGTCGGACGAGGCCATAGCCACTGCGATCTCCCTAACCGTTTTCGAGATGCATTCGTGCACCAATTCCCAGGGTTGGATACACCATGCAACTGGGATCTGGACATTGATGCGGCTGCGGGGGCCCCAGGCTCATCTGCATGGTTTCGGCCGTGCCTGTTACATCGCCTGTCGCAACCTTCTCGTCACAACTGCACTGGTCTCTCAGGAAGAATGTTTCCTCGCGGAGCCCGAGTGGCAGGCCCTGAATGAGCAGATCGCAGCCGATAATGCCAAGCAACCCAATTCGTCGGTGTACACCGATATCACGGAGCGCGCTTTTCGGGAGGTGGTCAAACTGCCGGGTTTCGTGAAGCGAATGTGCAGCCTGTCAAGCTCCGTCCCCGATGTACAGACGCGCGAGCGCTCCGTGTTGCTCCGCGAAATCCTCGCCACGCGTGCCTCGCTGCGTGGTATCTACACCGAGTTCGGTGTGTCCGTCTCGGCCCTTCGGGCGGGCTACGAATCGCAATCAGAAGTCTTCATTGGCCCAATGCCACACCACTTCTTCGACGGATTCACGTCCCTGTCCATCCGGGGCATTCGCTCCGGTATCCTGTTGCTTAATTATCTGATCATCCTGCTGGACCCGTCCCAacgagctgctgcggagGCAGAGAACTGTATCATTACCGATCGAATGCAGGACTGTCAAAGCTCCCATTCTCGCAGCAGTCTTGACCATCCTTCCCCTGCACTCACATCTCCCGGGTCACCGGGACGTCCGCGCCTGTTAATTCAGTCCCGGATCACACCCGAAACACGTGAGGCGCCCACCTCCGACTGGATGGACCGCATCGCCACGACGATGGGCATGGATGGAGTTCGAGTGACGCTAGTGGACGAGGAGTacgaaggaaaagaaacTGAAACAGGCGTTTGA
- a CDS encoding uncharacterized protein (ID:PFLUO_008539-T1.cds;~source:funannotate): protein MASVGSNTIKVVARFRPQNKVELTSGGEPVVEFENEESCTINSKEGTGAFTFDRVFPMDTAQNDIFDFSIRPTVDDILNGYNGTVFAYGQTGAGKSYTMMGSDIDDDIGKGVIPRIVEQIFASILTSPSNIEYTVRVSYMEIYMERIRDLLVPQNDNLPVHEEKSRGVYVKGLLEVYVSSVQEVYEVMRRGGTARAVAATNMNQESSRSHSIFVITVTQKNVETGSAKSGQLFLVDLAGSEKVGKTGASGQTLEEAKKINKSLSALGMVINALTDGKSSHIPYRDSKLTRILQESLGGNSRTTLIINCSPSSYNDTETISTLRFGVRAKAIKNKAKVNAELSPTELKQLLRKAQSQVTNFESYISALEGEVSLWRSGDSVPRDQWTSAPASDGVSTAKAEARAPRPGTPSRLTETARSETPRGDSRMGDRSSTPSLVLEKDEREEFLRRENELQDQLAEKESHIANVERSLQDAREELRAMKENTGRTGKDNEKLNTEVNELRMQLEKVSYESKEAAITMDGLREANTELTGELDEVKQQLLDVRMKAKETTAALDEKEKKKAEKMAKMMAGFDLGGEVFSANEHKLQDLIQRVDALHKVSAEGETIAPDDIFELRTSLVEAQGFIRQAELTINDRGEFSELQDSRRAELETKLDELQQEYEGLLTRTLGEGDVDEIRERLEKTYISRKDAETAAADELRTDIKNKDEELTKLRQSLVDTQSRTSTNGAASKTLQQQIAEFDAMKKSLMRDLQNRCERVVELEISLDDAREQYNNVLRSSNNRAQQKKMAFLERNLEQLTHVQRQLVEQNSGLKKEVAIAERKLIARNERIASLENLLQDSQEKLTQANHRFEAQLTAVKERLEAAKQGSTRGLPNMDNASFSFGGSRIAKPLRGGGSSEAPANATVAGVQPQETSKRTSWFPQRR from the exons ATGGC ATCCGTCGGGTCAAACACCATCAAGG TGGTGGCCAGGTTCCGGCCGCAAAATAAGGTCGAGTTGACTTCCGGGGGTGAGCCGGtcgtcgagttcgagaaCGAGGAGTCATGTACCATCAAC TCCAAAGAAGGCACGGGTGCTTTTACCTTCGATCGCGTTTTTCCCATGGACACCGCGCAAAACGACATCTTCGACTTCTCCATCCGCCCAACTGTCGACGATATTCTCAACGGATACAACGGTACCGTCTTTGCCTACGGCCAGACCGGTGCTGGAAAGTCGTACACCATGATGGGCTCAGATATCGACGACGACATAGGGAAGGGTGTCATCCCCCGAATTGTGGAGCAGATCTTCGCCAGCATCCTGACGAGCCCGAGCAACATCGAGTACACCGTACGAGTCAGCTACATGGAAATTTACATGGAGCGCATTCGAGATCTTCTGGTGCCACAGAACGACAATTTGCCGGTCCACGAGGAGAAGTCGCGGGGTGTCTACGTCAAGGGCTTGTTGGAGGTGTACGTGTCCAGCGTGCAGGAAGTCTACGAAGTGATGCGCCGTGGAGGAACGGCCCGTGCTGTCGCTGCCACCAACATGAACCAGGAATCTTCTCGTTCGCACTCCATTTTCGTCATCACCGTCACCCAGAAGAACGTCGAGACCGGTTCGGCCAAGAGTGGCCAGCTCTTCCTGGTGGATTTGGCCGGTAGTGAGAAGGTCGGCAAGACGGGTGCCAGTGGCCAGACCCTGGAAGAAGCCAAAAAGATCAACAAGAGTTTGAGCGCCCTGGGCATGGTCATCAACGCTCTGACGGACGGCAAATCGTCCCACATTCCCTACCGTGACTCGAAACTTACGCGTATCTTGCAGGAGTCTTTGGGTGGTAACTCGCGGACGACACTGATTATCAATTGCTCGCCCAGCAGCTACAACGATACGGAAACCATCTCCACGTTGCGCTTTGGTGTACGCGCGAAGGCtatcaagaacaaggccaaggtcaaTGCCGAGTTGAGTCCAACTGAATTGAAGCAGCTATTGCGCAAAGCCCAGAGCCAGGTCACAAACTTTGAATCGTATATTTCGGCTCTGGAAGGCGAGGTCAGCCTGTGGCGAAGTGGTGACAGCGTCCCCAGGGATCAATGGACCTCGGCTCCAGCCAGCGACGGAGTGAGCACTGCCAAAGCTGAGGCTCGCGCTCCACGGCCAGGTACACCGTCGCGGCTCACGGAAACTGCGCGTTCAGAGACCCCTCGTGGTGATTCCCGGATGGGGGATCGCTCCAGTACACCCAGCCTAGTGCTAGAGAAGGACGAGCGTGAAGAGTTCTTGCGCCGTGAGAATGAGCTGCAGGACCAACTTGCGGAGAAGGAATCGCACATTGCCAATGTCGAGCGCAGTCTTCAAGACGCCCGCGAAGAATTGAGGGCCATGAAGGAGAACACCGGGCGGACCGGCAAGGATAACGAGAAGCTGAACACCGAAGTCAACGAACTGCGCATGCAATTGGAGAAGGTCTCATACGAAAGCAAGGAAGCGGCCATCACCATGGACGGACTGCGGGAAGCCAACACCGAGCTCACGGGCGAACTGGATGAGGtcaagcagcagcttctggatgtGCGTATGAAGGCGAAAGAAACCACTGCAGCACTggacgagaaagaaaagaaaaaagcggagaagatggcgaagatgatggccgGCTTTGACCTGGGCGGCGAAGTGTTCTCGGCCAACGAACACAAGCTGCAGGATCTCATCCAACGCGTCGATGCTTTACACAAGGTCAGCGCCGAAGGTGAAACGATCGCACCCGACGATATTTTCGAGCTCCGGACAAGCCTGGTGGAAGCCCAGGGTTTCATCCGACAAGCTGAGCTAACCATCAACGACCGAGGCGAGTTCAGTGAGCTGCAGGACAGCCGCCGCGCGGAACTGGAGACgaagctggatgagctgcagcaggagTATGAAGGCCTCTTGACCCGCACCCtcggcgaaggcgacgtAGACGAGATTCGGGAGCGGTTGGAGAAGACTTATATCAGCCGCAAGGACGCTGAGACTGCCGCTGCTGACGAGCTCCGTACGGatatcaagaacaaggacgAGGAATTAACGAAGCTGCGCCAGTCGCTGGTCGACACCCAGTCTCGCACGTCGACGAATGGGGCTGCTAGCAAGACATTGCAGCAGCAGATTGCCGAGTTCGAcgccatgaagaagtctCTGATGCGCGACCTGCAGAATCGGTGTGAACGGGttgtcgagctggagataTCGCTGGACGATGCTCGCGAGCAGTACAACAACGTTCTGCGGTCATCCAACAACCGCGCCCAGCAGAAAAAGATGGCCTTCCTCGAGCGCAACCTGGAACAGCTGACCCATGTCCAGCGGCAACTGGTTGAGCAGAACAGCGGCCTAAAGAAGGAGGTGGCCATTGCGGAGCGGAAACTGATTGCGCGGAATGAGCGCATCGCCAGCCTAGAGAACCTGCTCCAAGACAGCCAGGAGAAGCTGACCCAGGCCAACCATCG ATTCGAGGCCCAACTTACTGCTGTCAAAGAACGTCTCGAGGCTGCCAAACAGGGCTCAACACGCGGCCTGCCCAACATGGACAATGCGAGTTTTAGCTTCGGGGGCTCCCGCATTGCGAAACCGCTTCGAGGTGGCGGCAGCTCGGAGGCACCGGCGAACGCGACGGTCGCGGGCGTACAACCACAGGAGACGAGCAAACGCACGAGCTGGTTCCCTCAACGCCGATGA
- a CDS encoding uncharacterized protein (ID:PFLUO_008540-T1.cds;~source:funannotate) has protein sequence MSTSARRRLMRDFKRMQTDPPAGVSASPVADNVMTWNAVIIGPADTPFEDGTFRLVMNFEEQYPNKPPGVKFISQMFHPNVYGTGELCLDILQNRWSPTYDVAAILTSIQSLLNDPNTSSPANVEASNLYKDNRKEYVKRVRETVEKSWED, from the exons ATGTCTACCTCCGCCCGCCGGCGTCTCATGCGGGACTTCAAG CGCATGCAAACCGATCCCCCGGCCGGCGTCTCTGCGTCTCCGGTAGCCGATAATGTCATGACCTG GAatgccgtcatcatcggacCCGCCGACACTCCCTTCGAGGATGGCACGTTTCGTCTCGTGATGAACTTTGAGGAGCAGTACCCGAACAAGCCCCCCGGTGTGAAATTTATCAGCCAGATGTTCCACCCCAACGTCTACGGAACGGGCGAGCTTTGCCTGGACATTCTGCAGAACCGCTGGAGCCCGACATATGACGTGGCGGCTATCTTGACCAGTATCCAGAG TCTGCTGAACGATCCCAACACTTCGTCGCCCGCCAATGTGGAAGCGTCGAACCTCTACAAGGACAACCGCAAGGAGTATGTCAAGCGAGTGCGGGAGACGGTGGAAAAGAGCTGGGAGGACTAA
- a CDS encoding uncharacterized protein (ID:PFLUO_008541-T1.cds;~source:funannotate), with amino-acid sequence MQVPDRPVNFVPAKAGEIIVLGSMKLRIMEDGSNTDMRLSSVELTIPPRTKGPPPHWHEMHDETFLVTRGTVRFHIPGKPDVDANAGDYVVVPTRSPHTFSNPTDEESVFFNTFTPAFYINYFKLLGEMVEGGPLTKEANEKAMAYYATLPVPEL; translated from the exons ATGCAAGTCCCAGACCGTCCTGTGAATTTCGTACCAGCAAAAGCTGGCGAGATCATTGTCCTCGGAAGTATGAAGCTGAGGATCATGGAGGATGGATCGAATACTG ATATGCGCTTGAGCAGTGTGGAGCTCACTATCCCCCCGAGGACGAAAGGTCCTCCTCCGCACTGGCACGAGATGCATGACGAGACATTCCTGGTCACGAGAGGCACCGTTCGATTTCATATCCCCGGGAAACCCGATgtcgatgccaatgccgGTGACTATGTCGTGGTCCCGACAAGGAGCCCCCATACCTTCTCGAACCCAACCGATGAAGAGTCCGTTTTCTTCAACACCTTCACCCCGGCGTTCTACATCAACTACTTTAAGCTGCTTGGCGAGATGGTCGAAGGAGGACCCTTGACCAAGGAGGCCaacgagaaggccatggcaTACTATGCAACGCTTCCCGTGCCTGAACTGTGA
- a CDS encoding uncharacterized protein (ID:PFLUO_008542-T1.cds;~source:funannotate) yields the protein MALGPKECSNNIFFFHHQHDGGTLDLRDMLSPVELSLAPSCEDCLAWSPDGELAVAAGDSVQILTPKFAEHGKQKNGSTSGWHITRFRTNLFTHNEWPSCWPQNRDDFSIAAEQSPSTVRALAWSPPGLAQFRRSVLAVLTSNLVLSLYEPLGPRRQWTKVGIVNHSLRNRFSPSEDPNGLALRKCLVRSFVWCPPLQMPASYTDSVPDPESRWGVQMLAVSNDHNDVIFLRVQRSAPASSYSLDLLGLHSPDAQGSHYSTYCPGSILEYALQTKQRVLSVSCGPWIASPETNTDDAYAATSLVVMVYGSQLRMIKLVAALKASSAEEPPIYNVTVDVTAHPLSSRAEEWQEHHFTGLLHWVPMKSHFALAASVNAGYFTIHIPQSAYGGNGKKLNQTTVRDHPLYESTTSEGVESQSRHLEPISAMTSLSNERTHTSTLHLGTLGGLCFKTTLEKFNEKESAQVPQWRKTVEDLRERFDLNHDLSGWSVARIWGLTSRRNVIAALFTRHGTDMVEYKVSADDRAILIFSTEDGEHGEDSQTLFVPTIPQQETASAREKREVAVQFVLENYDDDQPHGQRLVYAAACSAIIDQQSDPTRSQARRALEHLAQVTGADLSDELSKSTSSNVQTIPAKSADQLDGPGAHLFERCEVCDAGVAWYSSQEAQCANGHLFVRCGLTSVAIQEPEMSKYCSWCHTEYFDEEVLACTRADDLGQLHRRMFTAFDTCLYCGGKFQASI from the exons ATGGCGCTAGGCCCGAAGGAGTGCAGCAAcaacatcttcttcttccatcatcaacatgaCGGTGGCACTTTGGATCTACGCGATATGTTGAGCCCCGTGGAGCTGTCGCTTGCACCTTCCTGCGAGGACTGTCTGGCTTGGTCTCCCGATGGCGAGCTGGCCGTCGCAGCCGGAGACTCTGTTCAGATCTTG ACACCCAAGTTTGCCGAGCACGGCAAGCAAAAGAATGGTTCAACATCTGGGTGGCATATTACTCGATTCCGGACCAATCTGTTCACCCACAATGAATGGCCGAGCTGTTGGCCGCAGAACCGCGATGATTTTTCCATCGCAGCGGAGCAATCCCCCAGTACCGTGCGCGCTCTCGCCTGGTCCCCACCGGGTCTGGCCCAATTCCGCCGTAGCGTGCTGGCGGTACTGACGTCGAATCTTGTCCTAAGCCTCTATGAGCCACTCGGCCCAAGACGGCAGTGGACGAAGGTGGGTATTGTGAATCATTCGCTCCGTAATCGTTTTTCGCCCTCAGAAGATCCCAATGGCCTCGCACTTCGCAAGTGTCTCGTTCGCTCTTTTGTATGGTGCCCACCCCTGCAAATGCCGGCTTCGTACACAGACTCGGTTCCGGACCCTGAAAGTCGCTGGGGGGTTCAGATGCTGGCAGTGTCGAATGACCACAATGATGTGATTTTTCTACGGGTGCAGAGGTCTGCACCTGCCAGCTCCTACAGCCTCGACCTGTTGGGCCTTCACTCCCCAGATGCCCAAGGATCCCATTATTCCACGTACTGTCCAGGATCTATCCTCGAATATGCTCTTCAAACAAAACAACGGGTTCTCTCCGTTTCTTGTGGCCCATGGATTGCCTCACCGGAAACGAACACAGACGATGCCTATGCTGCCACTTCCTTGGTGGTTATGGTGTATGGGTCGCAGCTACGAATGATAAAGCTTGTCGCGGCTCTCAAAGCCTCGAGTGCGGAAGAACCGCCGATTTATAATGTGACAGTAGATGTGACAGCTCACCCGTTGTCGTCGCGGGCTGAAGAATGGCAAGAGCATCATTTTACGGGCCTGCTCCACTGGGTGCCAATG AAATCGCATTTTGCTCTCGCTGCAAGTGTCAATGCTGGATACTTCACAATTCACATACCTCAATCCGCGTATGGCGGCAATGGGAAAAAGCTCAATCAAACAACGGTCCGTGACCACCCCCTTTACGAGTCGACAACCTCCGAGGGAGTTGAATCTCAATCAAGGCACCTGGAGCCTATTTCTG CCATGACCAGCTTGTCGAACGAGCGAACTCACACCTCCACTCTTCATCTTGGAACCCTTGGCGGCCTTTGTTTTAAAACAACCCTTGAGAAATTCAACGAAAAGGAATCGGCGCAAGTTCCGCAATGGAGGAAGACCGTTGAAGACCTGCGAGAACGGTTTGATTTGAATCACGACCTCAGTGGCTGGTCGGTGGCAAGAATCTGGGGATTGACATCACGTCGAAATGTCATCGCAGCTTTATTTACACGACATGGGACGGACATGGTGGAGTACAAAGTTTCAGCAGATGACCGAGCAATTCTCATCTTCTCTACCGAGGACGGTGAGCACGGGGAAGACTCCCAGACGCTCTTCGTACCAACTATTCCGCAACAAGAAACAGCGTCCGCTCGTGAGAAACGCGAAGTCGCCGTCCAATTCGTGCTGGAGAACTACGACGATGATCAACCCCACGGCCAACGACTCGTCTATGCCGCCGCATGTTCTGCAATTATAGATCAACAGAGTGACCCAACCCGATCCCAGGCACGGCGGGCTTTGGAGCATTTGGCACAGGTAACCGGGGCAGACCTGAGCGATGAACTATCCAAATCCACCAGCTCCAACGTACAAACGATCCCTGCCAAGTCAGCCGATCAGCTCGACGGACCGGGCGCACATTTGTTTGAGAGATGCGAGGTGTGCGATGCAGGAGTAGCATGGTACTCTTCCCAGGAGGCTCAATGCGCAAATGGCCATCTCTTTG TTCGCTGCGGATTAACTTCTGTGGCAATACAAGAGCCAGAAATGTCCAAGTACTGCTCCTGGTGTCATACTGAATATTTCGACGAGGAGGTCCTGGCTTGCACACGCGCCGATGATCTAGGTCAACTGCACAGACGCATGTTCACCGCATTTGATACGTGCCTGTACTGTGGCGGCAAGTTTCA